A window of Perognathus longimembris pacificus isolate PPM17 chromosome 6, ASM2315922v1, whole genome shotgun sequence contains these coding sequences:
- the Fam50b gene encoding protein FAM50B: protein MAQYKGTMREAGRAMHLIKKREKQKEQMEVLKQRIAEETIMKSKVDKKFSAHYDAVEAELKSSTVGLVTLNDMKAKQEALLKEREMQLAKKEQLEERRLQLEMLREKERRRERKRKISNLSFTLDDGEDEDGDGGDHDQDQDGAALASKSKKNLGKDPDVDTSFLPDRDREEEENRLREELRKEWEAKREKVKSEEMEITFSYWDGSGHRRTVRMRKGSTVQQFLKKALQGLRKDFRELRAAGVEQLMYIKEDLILPHYHTFYHFIITKARGKSGPLFNFDVHDDVRLLSDATMEKDESHAGKVVLRSWYEKNKHIFPASRWEPYDPEKKWDKYTIR from the coding sequence ATGGCGCAGTACAAGGGCACCATGCGGGAGGCTGGCCGGGCCATGCACCTCATCAAGAAGCGAgagaagcagaaggagcagatggAGGTGCTGAAGCAGCGCATTGCGGAGGAGACCATCATGAAGTCTAAGGTGGACAAGAAGTTCTCAGCTCACTACGACGCCGTGGAGGCCGAGCTCAAGTCCAGCACGGTGGGCCTGGTGACCCTGAACGACATGAAggccaagcaggaggccctgctgaAGGAGCGGGAGATGCAACTGGCCAAGAAGGAACAGCTGGAGGAGCGGCGGCTGCAGCTGGAGATGCTGCGCGAGAAGGAGCGCAGGCGCGAGCGCAAGCGCAAGATCTCCAACCTTTCCTTCACGCTGGACGATGGCGAGGACGAGGATGGCGACGGCGGTGACCATGACCAAGACCAGGACGGCGCAGCCCTGGCCAGCAAGAGCAAGAAGAACCTGGGCAAGGATCCCGACGTGGACACGAGCTTCCTGCCTGACCGCGAccgtgaggaggaggagaaccggCTGCGGGAGGAGCTGCGCAAGGAGTGGGAGGCCAAGCGTGAGAAGGTGAAGAGCGAGGAGATGGAGATCACCTTCAGCTACTGGGATGGCTCTGGCCACCGGCGCACGGTGCGCATGCGCAAAGGCAGCACGGTACAGCAGTTCCTGAAGAAGGCCTTGCAGGGGTTACGCAAGGACTTCCGAGAGCTGCGGGCCGCAGGAGTGGAGCAGCTCATGTACATCAAGGAGGATCTCATCCTTCCCCACTACCACACCTTCTACCACTTCATCATCACCAAGGCCCGGGGCAAGAGTGGCCCGCTCTTCAACTTCGACGTGCACGACGACGTGCGGCTGCTCAGCGATGCCACCATGGAGAAGGACGAGTCGCACGCAGGCAAGGTGGTACTGCGGAGCTGGTACGAAAAGAACAAGCACATCTTTCCCGCCAGCCGCTGGGAGCCCTACGACCCCGAGAAGAAGTGGGACAAGTACACCATCCGGTGA